In Bifidobacterium actinocoloniiforme DSM 22766, a genomic segment contains:
- the map gene encoding type I methionyl aminopeptidase has protein sequence MIEIKTKQEIEQMKPAGKFVGSILKDLRAMAKPGVNLLELDDYVKRQIESRRGAESCYVDYAPDFGTGPFRHYICLSVNDAVLHGVPFDYSLRDGDLLSMDLAISVDGWVGDSAISLVVGEHADPEDLRLIKATQDALEAGISQARAGNRLGDISAAVGDVAHENGYSVNVEFGGHGVGHVMHGDPIVPNDGSAHHGFKLRPGLVIAIEPWFMAGTDEIFQDPKDGWTLRSVDGSRGAHSEHTIAITEGDPIILTARDE, from the coding sequence GTGATTGAGATCAAGACCAAACAAGAGATTGAGCAGATGAAGCCCGCTGGCAAGTTCGTCGGCTCCATCCTGAAGGACCTGCGAGCGATGGCCAAGCCTGGCGTCAACTTGCTGGAGCTGGATGACTATGTCAAGCGCCAGATCGAGTCGCGTCGGGGGGCTGAGTCCTGCTACGTGGACTACGCGCCCGATTTCGGCACCGGCCCCTTCCGCCACTACATTTGCCTGTCGGTCAACGACGCGGTCCTGCACGGCGTGCCCTTTGACTACTCCCTGCGCGACGGCGACCTCCTGTCGATGGATTTGGCGATTAGCGTGGATGGCTGGGTGGGGGATTCAGCCATCAGCCTGGTGGTCGGCGAGCACGCGGACCCGGAGGACCTGCGCCTGATCAAGGCTACGCAGGACGCCCTGGAGGCCGGCATCAGCCAGGCCAGGGCCGGCAACCGTCTGGGCGACATCTCCGCTGCGGTCGGCGACGTGGCGCATGAGAATGGTTACAGCGTCAACGTGGAGTTCGGCGGCCACGGGGTGGGTCACGTCATGCACGGCGACCCCATTGTGCCGAACGACGGCTCCGCCCACCACGGCTTCAAACTGCGTCCAGGTTTGGTGATCGCGATTGAACCCTGGTTCATGGCCGGCACTGACGAGATTTTCCAGGACCCTAAGGATGGTTGGACCTTGCGCTCCGTCGACGGATCCCGAGGTGCCCACAGCGAGCACACAATCGCCATCACCGAGGGCGACCCGATCATTCTGACCGCTAGGGACGAGTGA
- a CDS encoding HdeD family acid-resistance protein: protein MNDESQGPYGPDLYQQMPGGPQRSRDPFRLIVEDLTSKSVNLVRAVFGIVGAVALIIGLALLIVPGKTLTVFTVALGVYFIITGLVHLITSIVAQGLPGGWRVLSVLIGALLAIGGVVIVKNTTVSASTLLVLVTLIVGIGWIMEGVMTLAESWAVPHSGWAIFSAVVSIIAGVFILINPMGSTVVLVIFGACALVVLGVASLIRAFTFGRRR from the coding sequence ATGAATGACGAGAGCCAGGGGCCATACGGGCCTGACCTGTACCAGCAAATGCCCGGAGGGCCTCAGCGGTCCCGAGATCCCTTCAGGCTAATCGTCGAAGATCTGACGTCCAAGTCGGTGAACCTGGTCAGGGCCGTGTTCGGCATTGTCGGCGCGGTGGCTCTGATCATCGGCCTGGCCCTCCTGATCGTGCCAGGTAAGACGCTGACCGTCTTCACCGTGGCCTTGGGCGTCTACTTCATCATCACCGGCCTTGTCCACCTGATTACCTCGATCGTGGCCCAGGGGTTGCCGGGCGGCTGGCGGGTGCTGAGCGTACTGATTGGAGCCCTGCTGGCTATTGGCGGCGTTGTGATTGTGAAGAACACGACCGTATCCGCTTCCACTCTGTTGGTTTTGGTCACCTTGATCGTCGGCATCGGCTGGATTATGGAAGGCGTCATGACCCTGGCCGAATCCTGGGCCGTGCCCCACTCGGGTTGGGCCATCTTCAGCGCGGTAGTCTCGATCATCGCCGGCGTTTTCATCTTGATCAACCCGATGGGCTCTACCGTCGTCCTTGTCATCTTCGGCGCCTGCGCGCTCGTCGTCCTGGGTGTCGCCTCCCTGATTCGCGCGTTCACCTTCGGTCGCCGGCGCTGA